The Methylomusa anaerophila genome has a segment encoding these proteins:
- a CDS encoding glycosyl hydrolase family 28-related protein: MIIIKNRYYWTGLRRLTGLLLILCLQGLGLEESKFHILGIFSIAGNKAEAATLDVKNYGAKGNGAADDTAAIQAAIDALPASGGVVAIPDGTYMINAIKSIKLKSNVILQMTSGTVLKAIPNNASTYAVITANSISNADIVGGTIVGDRKEHAGTDGEWGMGISILSSYDVVVKNTTVKDCWGDGVYLGTGSTGAANQHCQLINVIADNNRRQGITLVNGQNIQIINPQVSNTNGKFPAAGINIEPNIKTDIVQNITISSPYTTNNEGAGIYVCLAKLNGSATPVSIAIYNHMDSGSDRGMLVSSEDAIVPGNLQITGSKWTSNVRNGLAIQNHDYRSFNIVASNLEINNSNTGGSPMQTNGAAVAVYAITGSKGQIGNAQIKNSIIRDTRPVPKVTAAFYVYNSLSASVLQTSIVSPSISSSIARPLVTSDPGRVYITN, encoded by the coding sequence TTGATAATTATAAAAAATCGCTATTATTGGACCGGCCTGCGCCGGCTTACAGGGTTGTTGCTTATTTTATGCCTGCAGGGGCTTGGTCTGGAAGAGAGTAAATTCCATATCCTGGGGATCTTTTCCATCGCTGGCAATAAAGCCGAAGCTGCCACATTAGACGTCAAAAATTACGGAGCGAAAGGAAACGGCGCCGCCGATGATACCGCCGCCATTCAAGCCGCCATAGACGCTCTGCCGGCTTCCGGGGGAGTTGTGGCAATACCTGACGGCACATACATGATTAATGCGATAAAATCAATCAAACTCAAAAGCAACGTAATTCTGCAAATGACTTCCGGCACGGTTCTGAAGGCAATTCCCAATAACGCTTCTACCTACGCTGTGATAACGGCCAATAGTATCAGCAATGCCGATATCGTTGGCGGAACAATAGTGGGTGACCGGAAAGAACATGCCGGGACGGATGGCGAATGGGGCATGGGAATTAGCATTCTCAGTTCGTATGATGTTGTCGTTAAGAATACAACTGTCAAAGACTGCTGGGGCGATGGAGTCTATCTCGGTACCGGTTCAACGGGAGCTGCCAACCAGCATTGCCAGCTGATTAATGTCATTGCCGACAATAACCGCCGTCAGGGTATAACGTTGGTTAACGGCCAGAACATCCAGATTATTAATCCGCAAGTAAGCAACACCAATGGAAAATTTCCAGCTGCGGGAATTAATATCGAACCAAACATTAAAACCGACATTGTGCAAAATATAACAATCAGTAGCCCCTATACCACCAATAACGAGGGTGCAGGCATTTATGTCTGCCTTGCTAAGCTTAATGGTTCAGCAACTCCCGTAAGCATTGCCATTTACAATCACATGGATTCCGGCAGTGACAGGGGTATGTTGGTCTCCAGCGAAGACGCTATTGTTCCCGGCAATTTGCAGATCACCGGTTCCAAGTGGACCTCCAACGTTCGAAACGGGTTAGCCATTCAAAACCATGATTACCGTTCCTTTAATATTGTCGCCAGCAATCTGGAAATAAATAATTCCAATACCGGCGGCTCCCCGATGCAAACTAACGGTGCGGCTGTCGCCGTCTATGCAATAACCGGCAGTAAAGGTCAGATTGGGAATGCTCAGATAAAAAATTCCATAATAAGAGATACCCGCCCAGTACCAAAAGTAACCGCCGCTTTTTACGTATATAATTCGCTGAGTGCATCCGTTTTGCAAACCTCGATTGTTTCTCCATCGATTAGCAGCAGTATTGCCCGCCCCCTTGTCACCTCTGATCCTGGCCGTGTTTATATTACGAACTGA